Proteins from one Amycolatopsis benzoatilytica AK 16/65 genomic window:
- a CDS encoding glycosyl hydrolase family 95 catalytic domain-containing protein: MGELSRRTVLRSVSVAAAAAAFGGLWADGASPGLAAEPLGRGGSRTPHRDVAMDARMRWQRLPKNWQEAPFLANGYLGVQAYAGESPQVLKFMLSHTQVQDQRIQWEAGIGLSRLPIGAVTLTFAGAITAVDWTLDLYNAELGGTITTTCGQVAFSAVVHNDLGVLLVSLDPSAGESGAAWGFSPLVSATTRTVRKPPEYTANPAPEQTDGCCAQPMTAGGGYTTAWRERKIGTKRLFAAAVAYSFPKSTHTRDAISLVGRTVAMNPDYLLSWHRRWWNTFHQRSFVSVPDKQVQRFYWIQLYKIASATRAEGPVTAEWGPWFPEVGNSWTAVWWNLNVQVAYPIVNSSNHPELDAVTETFRRDHANLETSVPPAYRDGDTYALSHPGDWRLRPGGVRTVGVPGTPSKTDQTGNLLWGLHNVWLAYRHHLDRAVLRDVLYPTLAKALNFYRHFLFTGPDGLLHLPLTRSPEYADAPDCTYDLSLIRWAANTLADSARILRINEPRVPIWREIAAKLVPYHEDPADGVLIGDGVRLADSHRHFSHLLWLYPLRERDWERPADRDLMTRTFRHWSADQSAWHGYSYAAASSMSSVMDQPEEALRYLKVFLDRTVVADTELTANTMYREGSNLAIESPLTAAQSVVDMLLQGHGGVVKAFPSVSSSWPDASIAGLRAEGAFLVDASRRGGATEFVRVRSEAGAPLVLDHGIDGEIDVRDERGRRLPWRQAGARRISLSLRRGGTVTVTPRGGRPDFGPRDVPALGTVPAWGLPS, encoded by the coding sequence ATGGGTGAACTGTCCCGGAGGACGGTCCTTCGCTCGGTCTCGGTCGCCGCTGCGGCGGCCGCGTTCGGCGGGCTGTGGGCGGACGGGGCGTCGCCCGGCCTGGCGGCAGAGCCACTGGGGCGCGGGGGATCGCGCACTCCGCACCGGGACGTCGCCATGGACGCGCGGATGCGGTGGCAGCGGCTGCCGAAGAACTGGCAGGAAGCGCCGTTCCTGGCCAACGGCTATCTCGGCGTGCAGGCGTATGCCGGGGAATCGCCGCAGGTGCTGAAGTTCATGCTGAGCCACACTCAGGTGCAGGACCAGCGCATCCAGTGGGAGGCCGGGATCGGGCTGTCCCGGCTGCCGATCGGGGCCGTCACGCTGACGTTCGCGGGCGCGATCACAGCGGTCGACTGGACGCTCGACCTGTACAACGCGGAGCTCGGCGGCACCATCACCACCACCTGCGGGCAGGTCGCGTTCTCCGCGGTGGTGCACAATGATCTTGGTGTGCTGCTCGTTTCGCTCGACCCGAGTGCGGGCGAATCCGGTGCGGCATGGGGCTTCTCGCCGCTGGTGTCCGCGACGACCCGCACCGTGCGCAAGCCGCCGGAGTACACCGCGAACCCTGCTCCGGAGCAGACTGACGGCTGCTGCGCGCAGCCGATGACGGCGGGCGGCGGGTACACGACCGCGTGGCGGGAAAGAAAAATCGGCACGAAGCGGCTGTTCGCGGCAGCGGTCGCGTACTCGTTCCCGAAGTCCACGCACACCCGCGACGCGATCTCGCTCGTCGGGCGCACGGTCGCGATGAACCCGGACTACCTGCTCTCCTGGCACCGCCGCTGGTGGAACACCTTCCACCAGCGCAGTTTTGTTTCCGTGCCGGACAAGCAGGTGCAGCGATTCTACTGGATCCAGCTGTACAAGATCGCCTCGGCGACTCGCGCCGAGGGGCCGGTGACGGCCGAGTGGGGGCCGTGGTTCCCGGAGGTCGGCAACAGCTGGACGGCGGTGTGGTGGAACCTGAACGTCCAGGTCGCTTATCCGATCGTGAACAGCAGCAACCATCCGGAGCTGGACGCGGTCACCGAGACCTTCCGGCGCGATCACGCGAATCTGGAAACGTCCGTGCCGCCGGCCTATCGCGACGGCGACACGTATGCGCTGTCGCACCCGGGCGACTGGCGGCTGCGGCCGGGCGGCGTCCGTACGGTGGGGGTGCCGGGCACGCCGTCCAAGACTGACCAGACCGGGAACCTGTTGTGGGGCCTGCACAACGTCTGGCTGGCCTACCGGCATCACCTCGACCGGGCGGTGCTGCGCGACGTGCTCTACCCGACGCTGGCGAAGGCACTCAACTTCTACCGGCATTTCCTGTTCACCGGTCCGGACGGGCTGCTGCACCTGCCGCTGACGCGTTCGCCGGAATACGCCGACGCGCCGGACTGCACCTACGACCTGTCGCTGATCCGGTGGGCCGCGAACACCTTGGCCGACTCCGCGCGGATCCTGCGGATCAACGAACCGCGGGTGCCGATATGGCGGGAGATCGCGGCCAAGCTCGTGCCCTACCACGAGGATCCGGCCGACGGCGTGCTGATCGGCGACGGGGTCCGGCTCGCCGACTCGCACCGGCACTTCTCGCACCTGCTGTGGCTGTACCCGCTGCGGGAGCGCGACTGGGAACGCCCGGCCGACCGGGACCTCATGACGCGCACGTTCCGGCACTGGTCGGCAGATCAGTCGGCGTGGCACGGCTACAGCTACGCGGCCGCGTCGTCGATGAGCTCGGTGATGGACCAGCCGGAGGAAGCGTTGCGGTACTTGAAGGTCTTCCTCGACCGCACCGTCGTCGCGGACACCGAGCTGACCGCGAACACGATGTACCGCGAAGGCTCGAATCTCGCCATCGAGAGCCCGCTCACCGCCGCGCAGTCGGTGGTGGACATGCTGCTGCAGGGGCACGGCGGCGTGGTCAAGGCGTTCCCGTCGGTCTCGTCCAGCTGGCCGGACGCGTCGATCGCCGGGCTGCGCGCCGAAGGGGCGTTCCTGGTGGACGCGTCGAGGCGGGGCGGGGCGACCGAGTTCGTGCGGGTGCGCAGCGAAGCGGGTGCGCCGCTGGTGCTGGACCACGGCATCGACGGCGAGATCGACGTCCGGGACGAACGGGGACGGCGACTGCCTTGGCGGCAGGCCGGTGCCCGGCGGATCTCGCTGTCGCTGCGGCGCGGCGGCACGGTCACGGTCACGCCGCGGGGCGGGCGACCCGACTTCGGGCCGCGCGACGTTCCGGCGCTCGGCACAGTGCCGGCCTGGGGACTGCCGAGCTGA
- a CDS encoding multidrug transporter has translation MYVTPPMQSTSQAAAKPAWLIIGPGFAALIGLFLLTAIYQFGGRSAIQLDLGLSRQSLLLSGVVAYLVALLLALPLGLLLGGRYPTAVSVPAICLMLLGVLAVAFTPNGFLLSVGRVLGGLGAGAVIGGTVALIRGLRAGRGVAAGVAAGLGVLSLVIAPFLGELVSDVLNFRVVYLAAAVAVFFALVAASVTGIVTLVSAKPPVPQMPYGMPYPPQNPSPYSPEGPPSV, from the coding sequence ATGTATGTGACACCGCCGATGCAGAGCACCTCACAGGCGGCTGCCAAGCCGGCCTGGCTGATCATCGGACCCGGGTTCGCCGCGCTGATCGGCCTGTTCCTGCTCACCGCGATCTACCAGTTCGGCGGCCGGTCGGCGATACAGCTCGACCTGGGCCTGTCCCGGCAGTCTTTGCTGTTGAGCGGCGTCGTCGCGTACCTCGTCGCGCTCCTGCTCGCGCTGCCGCTCGGGCTGCTGCTCGGCGGGCGCTACCCGACGGCGGTGTCCGTGCCGGCGATCTGCCTGATGCTGCTGGGCGTGCTGGCGGTCGCGTTCACGCCGAACGGTTTCCTGCTCTCGGTCGGGCGAGTGCTCGGCGGACTCGGTGCCGGTGCGGTCATCGGCGGCACCGTCGCCTTGATCCGGGGACTCCGCGCTGGCCGTGGCGTCGCAGCCGGGGTTGCGGCGGGCCTCGGCGTCCTGTCCTTGGTGATCGCGCCGTTCCTCGGCGAGCTGGTGAGTGACGTTCTCAACTTCCGCGTCGTGTACCTGGCCGCCGCGGTGGCGGTGTTCTTCGCGCTGGTCGCCGCATCGGTGACCGGCATTGTCACGCTCGTGTCCGCGAAGCCGCCGGTTCCGCAGATGCCGTACGGGATGCCGTACCCGCCACAGAACCCGTCGCCATACTCGCCGGAAGGTCCGCCGTCCGTCTGA
- a CDS encoding M1 family metallopeptidase translates to MNGKAAAPGAETSGDPYLQGHGNGGYRVRHYDLDLDYRIGPNRLSATAVLTCEATQALSRLSLDFGEFKVSRVLVDGKPAKYLRRGLKLQVKPARSVPAGARFRVEVRYAGNPRPVPSRWGDIGWDELTDGALVASQPVGAPSWFPCNDHPADKASYRVAVAASSPYLVAVTGNLVSRYQSASTTKWVFERPEPTSTYLMSVQVGRYEDLELSSDGAWVPEVSADDPRGVVQRAAVPLRLRRAFSRDFGRQGRMMAALEDWFGPYPFGEYVVVVADDELDDPIEAQGMAVFGANHVDGKRTHERLVVHELAHQWFGNSLTVADWRHIWLNEGFATYAEWLWSEASGGEPAAALARLWHSRLRGKPADVAIRDPGVVRMFDEQVYKRGGLTLHALRSEIGDPAFFALVKAWAVENRHGTVTTAGFVETAEAYAGRSLAGFFEGWLERGPLPALP, encoded by the coding sequence GTGAACGGGAAAGCGGCCGCTCCTGGCGCGGAGACCTCGGGCGACCCGTATCTCCAGGGGCACGGCAACGGCGGCTACCGCGTCCGCCACTACGACCTGGATCTCGACTACCGGATCGGGCCGAACCGGCTGTCCGCGACGGCGGTGCTGACCTGTGAGGCGACTCAGGCGCTGTCCCGGCTGTCGCTCGACTTCGGCGAGTTCAAGGTGTCGCGGGTGCTGGTCGACGGAAAACCGGCGAAGTACCTGCGGCGTGGGCTGAAGCTGCAGGTCAAGCCGGCGCGGTCGGTGCCGGCCGGTGCGCGGTTCCGGGTGGAGGTCCGGTATGCGGGCAATCCGCGGCCGGTGCCGAGCCGCTGGGGCGACATCGGCTGGGACGAGCTGACCGACGGCGCGCTGGTGGCGAGCCAGCCGGTCGGCGCGCCGTCCTGGTTCCCGTGCAACGACCATCCGGCGGACAAGGCGAGCTACCGGGTCGCGGTGGCCGCGTCTTCGCCGTATCTGGTGGCAGTGACCGGGAATCTGGTGTCGCGGTACCAGTCGGCGAGCACGACGAAGTGGGTGTTCGAGCGGCCGGAGCCGACGTCGACGTACCTGATGAGCGTGCAGGTGGGCCGGTACGAGGATCTCGAACTGTCCTCGGACGGCGCCTGGGTCCCGGAGGTGTCGGCCGACGATCCGCGCGGGGTCGTGCAGCGGGCCGCGGTGCCGCTGCGGCTGCGCCGGGCGTTTTCCCGCGACTTCGGCCGCCAGGGACGGATGATGGCGGCGCTGGAGGACTGGTTCGGGCCGTACCCGTTCGGCGAGTACGTGGTGGTCGTGGCGGACGACGAGCTGGACGATCCCATCGAGGCGCAAGGGATGGCAGTATTCGGGGCCAACCACGTGGACGGGAAGCGGACGCACGAGCGGCTGGTCGTGCACGAACTCGCGCATCAGTGGTTCGGCAACAGCCTGACGGTCGCGGACTGGCGCCACATTTGGCTCAACGAAGGGTTTGCCACCTACGCTGAGTGGCTGTGGTCGGAGGCGTCCGGGGGAGAGCCGGCGGCGGCGCTGGCGCGGTTGTGGCACTCGCGGCTGCGAGGCAAACCGGCGGACGTCGCGATCCGCGACCCGGGGGTGGTCCGGATGTTCGACGAGCAGGTGTACAAGCGCGGCGGATTGACGCTGCACGCGCTGCGGAGCGAGATCGGCGATCCGGCGTTTTTCGCGCTGGTGAAGGCTTGGGCAGTGGAGAACCGGCACGGGACGGTGACGACGGCGGGCTTCGTGGAGACGGCGGAGGCGTATGCCGGGCGGTCGCTGGCGGGGTTCTTCGAAGGATGGCTGGAGCGGGGGCCGTTGCCTGCCTTGCCGTGA
- a CDS encoding Pls/PosA family non-ribosomal peptide synthetase, which translates to MTLTADSGSTDALTRAVEAAFAPALFETGHAAAERTLLDIIAATAERHPNAAALDDGAGVLSYRRLMEEIDGYAAKLREHGVGLGDRVGIRISSGTAELYIAILATLSVGAAYVPVDADDPEERAELVFGEAGVAAIATDGEIAAAGAPGGGEGRPGPADDAWIIFTSGSTGKPKGVAVTHASAAAFVDAEARLFLADEPIGPGDRVLAGLSVAFDASCEEMWLAWRHGACLVPAPRALVRTGVDLGPWLVAQGITVVSTVPTLAALWPADALEDVRLLIFGGEACPPELAERVAVEGREVWNTYGPTEATVVACAAQMTGDGPVRIGLPLAGWQLVVVNEAGEPVAMGESGELVIGGAGLARYLDAEKDAEKYAPLPSMGWERAYRSGDMVRAEPEGLLFLGRMDEQIKLGGRRIELGEVDAALQALPGVRGAAAAVRRTKAGNQVLVGYLVPEEGATVDSDDAATRLRAQLPAALVPLLAVIDDLPTRTSGKVDRNALPWPLSTVDATSAGLSPTEVWLAEGWSEILGVSVSNPNADFFTHGGGSLTAAQLIARIRTRHPGVSVSDIYQNPKLGALAAKLDALSTEETERREVAPTPRRAGVVQTLLMIPLMGLVGLRWATLAAACSNVLSLLGVSWAPTLNWAWLVAAWLVLFTPAGRIAIAAGGARVLLSGVRPGTYPRGGSVHLRLWTAEKLAEFSGADSVAGASWMTTYAKALGARIGKDVDLHSPPPVTGFLKLGRGAAVEPEVDLTGHWVDGDVVHIGKTRIGAEARVGARSTLFPGARIGKGAEIAAGSTVRGAVPAGQRWAGSPAVRSGKDEKDALKWPSSRPPRSHFWASVYGATSVFLGLLPGIAALPGVVVIGRAVAGTTSLGSALGQALLFTPVATVAYFLAYLLLVLAGVRALSIGMVEGYHPVHGRVAWQVWATERLMGMAREGLFPLYASLFTPVWLRLLGAKVGRNVEASTVLALPKMTKVDSGAFLADDTMVATYELGRGWLHAAPARIGKQAFLGNSGMTAPGRSVPKRGLVGVLSSTPARAKKGSSYLGMPPLPVRRAVEESDTTRTYTPPLHLKAARALVELCRILPVMCAVALTVGVAFALLALASWGGFWAAALLAGPVLLAAGIVAALTATAAKWLLVGKFREIDHPLWSSFVWRNELADTFVEALAVPWLIGSVGGTPLLPAWLRTMGVKIGRGVWLDTYWLPESDLVELGDGATINRGCVVQTHLFHDRIMTMSKVTLGEGATLGPHGIVLPGASIGARTTVGPGSLVTRGDAVPADTRWLGNPISAWRR; encoded by the coding sequence GTGACGCTGACCGCCGACTCCGGCAGCACCGACGCCCTGACCCGCGCAGTAGAGGCCGCGTTCGCTCCGGCTCTTTTCGAGACCGGGCACGCGGCCGCCGAGCGCACTCTCCTGGACATTATCGCCGCCACCGCGGAGCGGCACCCCAACGCCGCCGCGCTCGACGACGGCGCCGGTGTGCTGAGCTACCGCCGGCTGATGGAAGAGATCGACGGCTACGCCGCGAAGCTGCGCGAGCACGGCGTCGGCCTCGGCGATCGCGTCGGCATCCGGATCTCGTCCGGCACCGCTGAGCTGTACATCGCGATCCTCGCGACCCTGTCCGTCGGCGCCGCCTATGTGCCGGTCGACGCGGACGACCCCGAAGAACGCGCCGAGCTGGTGTTCGGCGAAGCCGGCGTGGCCGCGATCGCCACCGACGGCGAGATCGCCGCCGCCGGTGCGCCGGGCGGCGGCGAAGGCCGCCCCGGGCCGGCCGACGACGCCTGGATCATCTTCACCTCCGGTTCCACCGGCAAGCCGAAGGGCGTCGCGGTCACGCACGCCTCGGCGGCGGCCTTCGTGGACGCCGAAGCGCGGCTTTTCCTTGCCGACGAGCCGATCGGCCCGGGCGACCGGGTGCTGGCCGGCCTGAGCGTCGCGTTCGACGCCTCCTGCGAAGAGATGTGGCTGGCCTGGCGGCACGGCGCCTGCTTGGTGCCCGCGCCGCGCGCGCTGGTGCGCACCGGGGTGGACCTCGGCCCATGGCTGGTCGCGCAAGGCATCACCGTCGTCTCGACAGTGCCCACACTGGCCGCGCTGTGGCCGGCGGACGCGCTGGAAGACGTCCGCCTGCTGATCTTCGGCGGCGAAGCCTGCCCGCCGGAGCTGGCCGAGCGGGTCGCCGTCGAAGGCCGCGAAGTCTGGAACACCTATGGCCCCACCGAGGCCACCGTCGTCGCCTGCGCCGCGCAGATGACCGGCGACGGCCCGGTGCGGATCGGCCTGCCGCTGGCCGGCTGGCAGCTCGTCGTGGTGAACGAAGCGGGCGAGCCGGTCGCCATGGGCGAGAGCGGCGAGCTGGTCATCGGCGGTGCCGGGCTCGCTCGTTATCTCGACGCGGAAAAGGACGCGGAGAAGTACGCACCGCTGCCGTCGATGGGCTGGGAGCGTGCCTACCGCAGCGGAGACATGGTCCGCGCCGAGCCGGAGGGCCTGCTGTTCCTCGGCCGGATGGACGAGCAGATCAAGCTCGGCGGCCGGCGGATCGAGCTCGGCGAGGTCGACGCGGCGCTGCAGGCGCTGCCCGGCGTGCGCGGCGCCGCCGCGGCCGTCCGCCGCACGAAGGCAGGCAACCAGGTGCTCGTCGGCTACCTGGTGCCGGAGGAGGGCGCGACCGTCGATTCCGACGACGCCGCCACCCGGCTGCGCGCGCAGCTGCCCGCCGCGCTGGTGCCGCTGCTCGCGGTGATCGACGACCTGCCGACCCGCACGTCCGGCAAGGTCGACCGCAACGCGCTGCCCTGGCCGCTGTCCACTGTGGACGCGACCTCGGCCGGCCTGTCGCCGACCGAGGTCTGGCTCGCCGAAGGCTGGAGCGAGATTCTCGGCGTGTCGGTCAGCAACCCCAACGCCGACTTCTTCACCCACGGCGGCGGCAGCCTCACCGCCGCGCAGCTGATCGCGCGCATCCGCACCCGCCACCCCGGGGTGTCGGTCAGCGACATCTACCAGAACCCGAAGCTCGGCGCGCTGGCCGCGAAGCTGGACGCGCTGAGCACCGAAGAGACCGAGCGCCGCGAGGTCGCGCCGACGCCGCGCCGTGCCGGGGTCGTGCAGACGCTGCTGATGATCCCGCTGATGGGCCTCGTCGGGCTGCGCTGGGCCACGCTCGCCGCCGCCTGCTCCAACGTGCTCTCGCTGCTCGGCGTCTCCTGGGCGCCCACGCTGAATTGGGCGTGGCTGGTCGCGGCCTGGCTGGTGCTGTTCACGCCGGCCGGCCGGATCGCCATCGCCGCCGGCGGCGCGCGCGTGCTGCTGTCCGGGGTCCGCCCGGGCACCTACCCGCGCGGCGGCAGTGTCCACTTGCGACTGTGGACCGCGGAGAAGCTGGCCGAGTTCAGCGGCGCGGACAGCGTGGCCGGCGCGTCGTGGATGACCACGTACGCGAAGGCACTGGGCGCGCGCATCGGCAAGGACGTCGACCTGCACTCGCCGCCGCCGGTCACCGGCTTCCTGAAACTGGGCCGCGGCGCCGCAGTGGAGCCCGAGGTCGACCTGACCGGCCACTGGGTCGACGGCGACGTCGTGCACATCGGCAAGACGCGGATCGGGGCGGAGGCCCGGGTCGGCGCGCGCAGCACGCTGTTCCCCGGCGCCCGGATCGGCAAGGGTGCGGAGATCGCCGCCGGTTCGACGGTGCGCGGCGCGGTCCCGGCCGGCCAGCGTTGGGCGGGTTCGCCCGCGGTGCGCTCGGGCAAGGACGAGAAGGACGCGCTGAAGTGGCCGTCGAGCCGCCCGCCGCGTTCGCACTTCTGGGCGTCGGTGTACGGCGCGACCTCGGTGTTCCTCGGGCTGCTGCCCGGGATCGCCGCGCTGCCGGGCGTCGTGGTGATCGGCCGCGCGGTCGCCGGGACCACGAGCCTCGGCTCCGCGCTCGGCCAGGCACTGCTGTTCACACCGGTCGCCACCGTCGCGTACTTCCTCGCGTACCTGCTGCTCGTGCTGGCCGGCGTGCGTGCGCTGAGCATCGGCATGGTCGAGGGCTACCACCCGGTGCACGGCCGCGTTGCGTGGCAGGTCTGGGCGACCGAACGGCTGATGGGCATGGCTCGCGAAGGGCTGTTCCCGCTGTACGCGAGCCTGTTCACGCCGGTGTGGCTGCGGCTGCTCGGCGCGAAGGTCGGCCGCAACGTGGAGGCGTCCACCGTCCTCGCGCTGCCCAAGATGACCAAAGTGGACAGTGGCGCGTTCCTGGCCGACGACACCATGGTCGCCACCTACGAGCTGGGCCGCGGCTGGCTGCACGCCGCCCCGGCCCGGATCGGCAAGCAAGCGTTCCTCGGCAACTCGGGGATGACCGCGCCGGGGCGTTCGGTGCCCAAGCGCGGGCTGGTCGGGGTGCTGTCCTCGACGCCGGCGCGGGCGAAGAAGGGCTCGTCGTATCTGGGCATGCCGCCGCTGCCGGTGCGTCGCGCGGTGGAGGAGAGCGACACCACCCGCACCTATACGCCGCCGCTGCACCTCAAGGCGGCCCGCGCGCTGGTCGAGCTGTGCCGGATCCTGCCGGTGATGTGCGCGGTCGCGCTGACCGTCGGCGTGGCGTTCGCGCTGCTGGCGCTCGCGTCCTGGGGCGGCTTCTGGGCCGCCGCGCTGCTGGCCGGGCCGGTGCTGCTGGCTGCCGGCATCGTCGCTGCGCTGACCGCGACCGCCGCGAAGTGGCTCTTGGTCGGGAAGTTCCGCGAGATCGACCACCCGCTGTGGAGTTCGTTCGTCTGGCGCAACGAGCTGGCCGACACGTTCGTCGAAGCGCTCGCGGTGCCGTGGCTGATCGGCTCGGTGGGCGGCACCCCGCTGCTGCCCGCGTGGCTGCGCACGATGGGCGTCAAGATCGGCCGCGGCGTGTGGCTCGACACCTACTGGCTGCCCGAGTCGGACCTGGTCGAACTAGGCGACGGCGCGACCATCAACCGCGGCTGCGTGGTCCAGACCCATCTGTTCCACGACCGGATCATGACCATGTCGAAGGTGACCCTGGGCGAGGGCGCGACGCTCGGCCCGCACGGGATCGTGCTGCCCGGCGCGAGCATCGGCGCGCGCACCACGGTGGGCCCCGGTTCGCTGGTGACCCGCGGCGACGCGGTACCCGCGGACACCCGCTGGCTGGGCAATCCGATCTCGGCCTGGCGGCGGTGA
- the der gene encoding ribosome biogenesis GTPase Der produces the protein MTGFDAADGSVDGLGEIDGTWADESEFAAFDARIEAAEAEGQAAAAQPVLAVVGRPNVGKSTLVNRILGRREAVVQDVPGVTRDRVAYDAFWAGRRFTLVDTGGWEPDATGLQASVAQQAEMAMQTADAVLLVIDATVGATATDEAVARVLRRSKKPVLLAANKVDDDRLLADTASLWSLGLGQPYPVSALHGRSSGDLLDAIMAALPEAPREGGTATAGPRRVALVGKPNVGKSSLLNRLSGEERSVVDSVAGTTVDPVDSLVELDGEVWRFVDTAGLRKRVNFADGAEYYASLRTKTAIDAAEVAIVLLDASEPLTEQDLRVLTMVVEAGRACVLAFNKWDLVDEDRRHAMVRELDRGLVRVPWAEKVNISALTGRAVRKLAPALRTALSSWDQRVSTGQLNGWLSDLVAATPPPVRGGKQPKVLFATQAGIRPPTLVLFTTGFLEAGYRRFIERKFREQFGFAGSPVRVNVRVREKKPKQKIGGKAAKTR, from the coding sequence ATGACAGGGTTTGACGCCGCCGACGGATCGGTGGACGGGCTGGGCGAGATCGACGGGACCTGGGCCGACGAGTCCGAGTTCGCCGCGTTCGACGCGCGGATCGAGGCCGCGGAAGCCGAGGGCCAGGCTGCCGCCGCGCAGCCGGTGCTCGCCGTGGTCGGCCGGCCGAACGTGGGCAAGTCCACGCTGGTCAACCGCATCCTCGGCCGCCGCGAAGCGGTCGTGCAGGACGTGCCGGGGGTGACCCGCGACCGGGTCGCCTACGACGCGTTCTGGGCCGGGCGCCGGTTCACGCTGGTCGACACCGGCGGCTGGGAGCCGGACGCCACCGGGCTGCAGGCTTCGGTCGCGCAGCAGGCCGAGATGGCCATGCAGACCGCGGACGCGGTGCTGCTGGTGATCGACGCGACGGTCGGCGCCACCGCCACCGACGAAGCGGTCGCGCGGGTGCTGCGCCGCTCGAAGAAGCCGGTGCTGCTGGCCGCGAACAAGGTGGACGACGACCGGCTGCTGGCCGACACCGCATCGCTGTGGTCGCTGGGCCTCGGCCAGCCGTACCCGGTCAGTGCGCTGCACGGGCGCAGCTCGGGCGACCTGCTCGACGCCATCATGGCCGCGCTGCCCGAGGCGCCGCGCGAAGGCGGCACGGCGACCGCCGGGCCGCGCCGCGTCGCGCTGGTCGGCAAGCCGAACGTCGGCAAGTCCAGTCTGCTCAACCGGCTGTCCGGCGAAGAGCGCTCGGTGGTCGACTCGGTGGCCGGCACCACCGTCGACCCGGTCGACTCGCTGGTCGAGCTGGACGGCGAGGTCTGGCGCTTCGTGGACACCGCGGGACTGCGCAAGCGGGTCAACTTCGCGGACGGCGCGGAGTACTACGCCTCGCTGCGCACCAAGACCGCGATCGACGCGGCCGAGGTGGCGATCGTGCTGCTGGACGCTTCCGAGCCGCTGACCGAGCAGGACCTGCGGGTGCTGACGATGGTGGTCGAGGCGGGCCGCGCGTGCGTGCTCGCGTTCAACAAGTGGGACCTGGTCGACGAGGACCGCCGGCATGCCATGGTGCGCGAGCTGGACCGCGGCCTGGTCCGGGTGCCGTGGGCGGAGAAGGTGAACATCTCCGCGCTCACCGGCCGGGCGGTGCGCAAGCTCGCGCCCGCGCTGCGCACCGCGCTGTCGTCCTGGGACCAGCGCGTGTCCACCGGCCAGCTCAACGGCTGGCTGTCCGACCTCGTCGCGGCCACCCCGCCGCCGGTGCGCGGCGGCAAGCAGCCGAAGGTGCTGTTCGCGACCCAGGCCGGCATCCGGCCGCCGACGCTGGTGCTGTTCACCACCGGGTTCCTCGAGGCCGGCTACCGCCGGTTCATCGAGCGCAAATTCCGCGAGCAGTTCGGCTTCGCAGGCAGCCCCGTCCGGGTGAATGTGCGCGTCCGGGAAAAGAAGCCGAAGCAGAAGATCGGCGGGAAAGCGGCGAAAACCCGCTGA
- a CDS encoding lysophospholipid acyltransferase family protein, translating into MNAGALPEGANGLLHDVGRFAGRYYLRPAFRIRVHGRDRVPADGPLLVIANHSSNVDPQLVIGMLPRRSAFLAKAELFKGIGGWFLRGIGQIPVRRGEIDRTPLTTAVGVLKAGGAVGVFPEGTRGEGDVGAAERGAAWLVRASGATVLPIAIRGTRKPADGKRRWRPRVDLLYGEPFALKVGPGRKGLDQGTEELRRQLAALVQSLDDWRGEHGFAAS; encoded by the coding sequence GTGAACGCGGGCGCCCTCCCCGAGGGCGCGAACGGCCTCCTGCATGACGTCGGGCGATTCGCCGGACGGTATTATCTGCGTCCGGCGTTCCGGATCCGGGTGCACGGCCGCGACCGGGTGCCCGCGGACGGCCCGCTGCTGGTGATCGCGAACCACAGTTCGAATGTCGATCCGCAGCTGGTGATCGGAATGCTTCCGCGGCGCAGCGCGTTCTTGGCCAAGGCCGAGCTGTTCAAGGGGATCGGCGGCTGGTTCCTGCGCGGGATCGGGCAGATCCCGGTGCGCCGGGGCGAGATCGACCGGACGCCGCTGACCACGGCGGTCGGAGTGCTCAAGGCGGGCGGCGCGGTCGGGGTCTTCCCGGAGGGCACCCGCGGCGAGGGCGACGTCGGAGCGGCCGAACGCGGCGCGGCATGGCTCGTGCGCGCGTCGGGAGCCACCGTGCTGCCGATCGCGATTCGCGGGACGCGCAAGCCCGCCGACGGCAAACGCCGGTGGCGCCCGCGCGTGGACCTCCTCTACGGGGAGCCGTTCGCGCTGAAGGTCGGTCCGGGCCGCAAGGGCCTGGACCAAGGCACCGAGGAGCTGCGCAGGCAGCTCGCGGCGCTCGTGCAGTCTTTGGACGACTGGCGCGGCGAACACGGGTTCGCCGCGTCGTAG